A section of the Kribbella sp. HUAS MG21 genome encodes:
- a CDS encoding dihydrofolate reductase has protein sequence MSIILIAAVGRNGVIGRDNDLPWRIREDLQRFKQLTLGHTLVMGRKTYDSIGRPLPGRRTVVVTRQPDWSADGVDIVHSLDDALKYDGTLYVAGGGEIYRQALPHAEALELTEVDQSPDGDITFPAIDPADWLETAREPRDGFCFVSYRRS, from the coding sequence GGAACGGCGTGATCGGGCGGGACAACGACCTGCCGTGGCGGATCCGCGAGGACCTGCAGCGCTTCAAGCAGCTCACGCTCGGTCACACGCTGGTGATGGGCCGCAAGACCTACGACTCGATCGGCCGCCCGCTGCCGGGCCGCCGTACCGTCGTCGTCACCCGGCAACCCGACTGGTCCGCGGACGGCGTCGACATCGTCCACTCCCTCGACGACGCCCTCAAGTACGACGGCACGCTGTACGTCGCCGGCGGCGGCGAGATCTACCGCCAAGCCCTCCCCCACGCCGAAGCCCTCGAACTCACCGAGGTCGACCAGTCCCCCGACGGCGACATCACCTTTCCGGCCATCGACCCGGCTGACTGGCTCGAGACAGCCCGCGAGCCCCGCGACGGGTTCTGCTTCGTTAGTTACC